TATTAAGATCTAATTTATCTATTTTTCTTAGGCCGATAAGCCCGCGCGAAATATACTCATAGCTCGATAATGTGAACCCTATTGGCCCAAGTAAGAATGTAATAACAAATACGAATGTAAGAATATCTTGGCTGGTTCCCAATGAAAAATGAGCATGAGAAAAGAGCACTGCACCTAAACAGATAAATAGCAACACCTGTCCCCAGTTTTCACTTAGGTTCCAATAAATCTCAGCTTTAAAGTCCGACTTTCTAATGGTGTCTAGCGTTTTAGCAACACGGTTCTTATAAAAAAACACTTTACGATGTTCATTGTTGTTTAACTCTTTACTACCATCCACCAACGTCTTGAACTGCTCATGCACGCTATCATGATCTTCACGTAGCACTTCGGAATACTTATCAGCTTTGTCGATAAACAATTTCGAGACACCTAGTCCCACAGGAAGCGAGATAATTAGCGCTACAAACAACTCCCAAGAAGTAAAACCCAAGTAGCCTAAACAAATGAGAATAGTCAGCATGTTATAGGTCAACTGCGGCATAATCGACAGACCATTTGAGATATCTTCAACGTCCGTCGTTAGCGTAGCGTGTACACGGTGTCCGCCAATATTATCTAGTGTGACATACGGCGTATTCAGAATACGTTTGACTAGCGCACTCCTTACTTCATACACCACCTTAGTGTTAAGTTTACTTGTCAGGATATTTGCAACAGTACCAATGCCAAACAGTGCAATTATCCCCACTACAAACTTCGCTAGCCATACCCAAATGTCTACGTTATTACTGAGTATCGACTCATCGGTTATGAGTGAGATTAGCCAAATACTCGCAAATGCACTCATTGCTCCCACTGTGGTGTTCAGCGCAATGCGGTATTTGTTCCGTTTTATTATTCCAATTACCATTTTTATTGTTCCTAATAATTCCGATATTAAATTTGTAAAAAGCTGGATTAAAGTTGTTTGTTTCTG
This sequence is a window from Pseudoalteromonas ulvae UL12. Protein-coding genes within it:
- a CDS encoding cyclic peptide export ABC transporter; amino-acid sequence: MVIGIIKRNKYRIALNTTVGAMSAFASIWLISLITDESILSNNVDIWVWLAKFVVGIIALFGIGTVANILTSKLNTKVVYEVRSALVKRILNTPYVTLDNIGGHRVHATLTTDVEDISNGLSIMPQLTYNMLTILICLGYLGFTSWELFVALIISLPVGLGVSKLFIDKADKYSEVLREDHDSVHEQFKTLVDGSKELNNNEHRKVFFYKNRVAKTLDTIRKSDFKAEIYWNLSENWGQVLLFICLGAVLFSHAHFSLGTSQDILTFVFVITFLLGPIGFTLSSYEYISRGLIGLRKIDKLDLNKSQRLPDLESSEMLGNWSTVSFNQVKFEYNDPNNDRNFAIGPIDLSINRGDIVFICGGNGSGKSTFGRVMTGLFEKHSGEIRVDDTVITEQLWLSYKNLYSVIYSDFYLFDTALNRKGSLADDQKINKYLEKLDLKDKVTVSDGVFSTRKLSHGQRKRLALLMAYVEDAPIYLFDEWAADQDPFFRSLFYNELLPEMKAEGKTIIVVSHDDRYFHIADYIYKFDEGTAEKIEFAKLSEQQFMPNAHIGEAVLEGEC